Proteins from one Sphingopyxis terrae subsp. terrae NBRC 15098 genomic window:
- a CDS encoding MFS transporter, producing the protein MTAKRTIPFIVATIFIDAIGFGIIMPVLPQLVMEVGRIDLAHAIEVGAWIGLVMAVATFLASPVLGNLSDRFGRRRVLLLSLAGLAADYALLTIVDTLPWLFVARALSGIFGGSYAAAMAAIADVTRPQERARNFGFVGAAFGVGFVVGPAIGGFLGELSPRAPFVAAALLAAANMIYGAFIFPETLAPDKRRGFDWRRANPLGAVRAMRALPGMSGAAAVLLLWQIASLVYPMTWSFYCIAQLGWTPGMIGASLAAVGVAIALGQSFVVGPMVARFGERDAATIGIAVAVAVFVGYAFVTTTWGAFLLIVPIMFQAPVQPSLSAILSRRADAGAQGEVQGISAMAMGLGQIVAPLLLTGTMAWFTGANAPVHFPGAAFLVAALFGLFAIAMLRRLPRATRTSDADAADQMPPSVTV; encoded by the coding sequence GTGACGGCAAAGCGCACCATTCCGTTCATTGTGGCGACCATCTTCATCGATGCGATCGGATTCGGCATCATCATGCCGGTGCTGCCGCAGCTCGTGATGGAGGTGGGGCGCATCGACCTCGCGCATGCGATCGAGGTCGGGGCGTGGATCGGACTCGTCATGGCGGTGGCGACCTTCCTCGCTTCGCCGGTGCTCGGCAATCTGTCGGACCGGTTCGGGCGGCGGCGCGTGCTGCTGCTGTCACTTGCCGGGCTTGCCGCCGACTATGCCTTGCTGACAATCGTCGACACGCTGCCCTGGCTATTCGTCGCGCGCGCGCTGTCGGGGATTTTCGGGGGTAGCTATGCCGCCGCGATGGCGGCGATCGCCGACGTCACGCGGCCGCAGGAGCGCGCGCGCAACTTCGGTTTCGTCGGCGCCGCCTTCGGGGTCGGCTTCGTCGTCGGCCCTGCGATCGGCGGCTTTCTGGGCGAGTTGTCGCCGCGCGCGCCCTTTGTGGCGGCGGCGCTGCTCGCGGCGGCGAACATGATCTACGGTGCCTTCATCTTTCCAGAGACGCTGGCCCCCGACAAGCGGCGCGGCTTCGACTGGCGCCGCGCCAATCCGCTCGGCGCGGTTCGAGCGATGCGCGCGCTTCCGGGCATGAGCGGCGCGGCGGCGGTGCTGCTGCTGTGGCAGATCGCCAGCCTCGTCTATCCGATGACGTGGAGCTTTTACTGCATCGCGCAGCTCGGCTGGACGCCGGGGATGATCGGCGCGAGCCTTGCCGCGGTCGGCGTTGCCATCGCGCTCGGGCAAAGCTTCGTCGTCGGGCCGATGGTCGCGCGTTTCGGCGAACGCGATGCGGCGACGATCGGCATCGCCGTCGCGGTCGCGGTGTTCGTCGGCTATGCGTTCGTCACAACGACCTGGGGCGCCTTCCTGTTGATCGTGCCGATCATGTTCCAGGCGCCGGTGCAGCCATCGCTGAGCGCGATCTTGTCGCGCCGCGCCGATGCCGGCGCGCAGGGCGAGGTGCAGGGGATTTCGGCGATGGCGATGGGGCTGGGGCAGATCGTCGCGCCCCTGCTGCTCACCGGCACCATGGCCTGGTTCACGGGCGCGAACGCGCCGGTGCATTTCCCCGGCGCCGCCTTTCTGGTGGCGGCGCTGTTCGGATTGTTCGCGATCGCGATGCTGCGCCGCCTGCCCCGCGCGACGCGGACGAGCGACGCCGACGCGGCCGATCAGATGCCGCCGTCGGTCACCGTATAG
- a CDS encoding PH domain-containing protein, giving the protein MTDTDAAPPIDPFAPDALNAVEGLDPVDPAYRHVLRIAAALNAVPLAIGASVADALLIRSIGGPFGLLTALAWLVALLVIVMLPSRRMQRWGYHIGTGQLRVARGWMFRTDTIVPFVRVQHIDVGQGPIERWFGLSHLVVHTSGTHNSTVTLPGLRSDLAAAMRETIRHHIQTDFA; this is encoded by the coding sequence ATGACCGATACCGACGCCGCGCCGCCCATCGACCCTTTCGCACCCGATGCGCTCAACGCGGTGGAGGGGCTCGACCCGGTCGATCCCGCCTATCGCCACGTTCTGCGTATCGCCGCGGCGCTCAACGCCGTCCCGCTGGCGATCGGCGCGAGCGTCGCCGACGCGCTGCTGATCCGCAGCATTGGCGGCCCGTTCGGCCTGCTCACCGCGCTGGCCTGGCTGGTCGCGCTCCTCGTCATCGTCATGCTGCCGTCGCGCCGGATGCAGCGGTGGGGCTATCACATCGGCACGGGGCAATTGCGCGTCGCGCGCGGCTGGATGTTCCGCACCGACACCATCGTCCCCTTCGTGCGCGTCCAGCACATCGACGTCGGGCAGGGGCCGATCGAGCGATGGTTCGGCCTGTCGCACCTTGTCGTCCATACCTCGGGGACGCACAACAGCACGGTGACGCTGCCTGGCCTGCGGTCCGATCTCGCCGCCGCGATGCGCGAGACGATCCGCCACCACATCCAGACCGACTTCGCATGA
- a CDS encoding glutathione S-transferase family protein produces MADDLIFYTNPMSRGQIVRWMLEEVGAPYQTQILGYDDSMKGADYLAINPMGKVPAIVHRGKVVTECAAICAYLADAFPDAGLAPPLEARADYYRWLFFAAGPLETAVTNTHAGWVPSAEQQRMVGYGSFEKALDALETAVAGKAFVAEGRFSAADVYVGSQLDWGLQFGTIPTRPAFEAYVAPLRERAGYRRAKEIDNGLIAEMQAASPA; encoded by the coding sequence GTGGCCGACGATCTGATTTTCTATACCAACCCCATGTCGCGCGGACAGATCGTCCGCTGGATGCTCGAAGAGGTCGGTGCGCCCTATCAGACGCAAATCCTGGGCTATGACGACAGCATGAAGGGCGCCGACTATCTGGCGATCAACCCGATGGGCAAGGTGCCCGCGATCGTCCACCGGGGCAAGGTCGTCACCGAATGCGCCGCGATCTGCGCCTATCTCGCCGATGCTTTTCCCGATGCGGGGCTCGCGCCGCCGCTGGAGGCGCGCGCCGACTATTACCGCTGGCTGTTCTTTGCCGCCGGGCCGCTCGAAACCGCGGTGACTAACACCCACGCCGGCTGGGTGCCGAGCGCCGAGCAGCAGCGAATGGTGGGATACGGCTCGTTCGAAAAGGCGCTCGACGCGCTCGAAACGGCGGTGGCGGGCAAGGCCTTCGTTGCGGAGGGGCGCTTCAGCGCCGCCGACGTCTATGTCGGCAGCCAGCTCGACTGGGGTCTGCAATTCGGGACGATCCCGACGCGCCCCGCCTTCGAAGCCTATGTCGCGCCGCTGCGCGAGCGCGCGGGATACCGGCGGGCCAAGGAAATCGACAACGGGCTGATCGCCGAGATGCAGGCGGCGAGCCCGGCCTGA
- the recJ gene encoding single-stranded-DNA-specific exonuclease RecJ, translated as MTTAALGITRSILGQPWHWRRTSAEMGGESLAPDDLVTQLLLARGVARDDLDRQRVPTLRGFMPDPSLFRDMDAAAARLADAVEAREGVTIFGDYDVDGATSAALLVRLLRALDVPVGAYIPDRLMEGYGPSGAALVRIGAAGSRLVVTVDCGAQAFDAIAEAKAAGVEVIVVDHHQCATTLPQAFAVVNPNRLDEAPDAAAHGNLAAVGVAFLLGAALLRTLRARGFFGSRPEPQLIELLDLVALGTVADVARLTGFNRALVTQGLKVMARRGNIGMAALMDAARLTKPPTASDMGFALGPRINAGGRVGKSDLGVRLLTTGDPQEAADIAQELCRLNEERRAIEAAVLDAAIEASGATANAPVAIVAGDGWHPGVIGIVAGRLKEKLHRPAIVIAFDEDGVGKGSGRSISGVDLGAAILAAKETGLLVAGGGHAMAAGLTVERARVDALGAFLNERLAADVERASGDRSLLIDAVLAPRGINPLWCEAIESAGPYGAGWPAPRVATGPVRIVESGVVGTDHLRLIVAGDDGARFKAIAFRSAETELGQTLLHARGARKLWLAGRAKRDDWGSRPAAELHLEDAAWAE; from the coding sequence ATGACTACGGCCGCCCTCGGTATCACTCGCTCGATCCTCGGCCAGCCGTGGCATTGGCGCCGCACCAGCGCCGAAATGGGCGGCGAAAGCCTTGCACCCGACGATCTCGTCACCCAATTGCTGCTCGCGCGCGGCGTCGCGCGCGACGACCTCGACCGCCAGCGCGTTCCGACCCTGCGCGGTTTCATGCCCGACCCCTCGCTGTTCCGCGACATGGATGCCGCCGCGGCGCGGCTCGCCGATGCGGTCGAGGCGCGCGAGGGGGTAACCATCTTCGGCGATTATGACGTCGATGGCGCGACATCGGCGGCGCTGCTCGTCCGCCTGCTTCGCGCGCTCGATGTGCCGGTGGGCGCTTATATCCCCGACCGGCTGATGGAAGGCTATGGCCCCTCGGGTGCCGCGCTGGTGCGCATCGGCGCGGCGGGGTCGCGGCTCGTCGTCACCGTCGATTGCGGTGCGCAGGCGTTCGACGCGATCGCCGAGGCGAAGGCCGCGGGGGTCGAGGTGATCGTCGTCGACCATCACCAATGCGCGACCACGCTGCCGCAGGCTTTTGCCGTGGTGAATCCCAACCGCCTCGACGAAGCGCCCGATGCGGCCGCGCACGGCAATCTTGCCGCGGTCGGCGTCGCCTTCCTGCTCGGCGCGGCGCTGCTCCGTACGCTGCGCGCGCGCGGTTTCTTCGGCAGCCGCCCCGAACCGCAGCTGATCGAGTTGCTCGACCTCGTCGCGCTCGGCACCGTCGCTGATGTCGCGCGGCTCACCGGTTTCAACCGTGCGCTCGTCACGCAGGGGCTGAAGGTGATGGCGCGGCGCGGCAATATCGGCATGGCGGCGCTGATGGACGCGGCGCGGCTGACCAAGCCCCCGACGGCGAGCGACATGGGCTTTGCGTTGGGGCCGCGCATCAACGCCGGCGGGCGCGTCGGCAAATCCGACCTCGGCGTCCGGCTGCTGACCACCGGCGACCCGCAGGAAGCCGCGGACATCGCGCAGGAGCTGTGCCGGCTCAACGAGGAGCGCCGCGCGATCGAGGCGGCGGTGCTCGACGCCGCGATCGAGGCGAGCGGCGCGACCGCCAACGCGCCGGTGGCGATCGTCGCGGGCGACGGCTGGCATCCCGGCGTCATCGGTATCGTCGCGGGGCGGCTCAAGGAGAAGCTGCACCGCCCGGCGATCGTCATCGCGTTCGACGAGGATGGCGTCGGCAAGGGATCGGGGCGCTCGATCTCGGGCGTCGATCTGGGCGCCGCTATTCTGGCCGCCAAGGAGACGGGGCTGCTCGTCGCGGGCGGCGGACATGCGATGGCCGCGGGGCTGACGGTCGAGCGCGCGCGGGTCGATGCGCTCGGCGCCTTTCTGAACGAGCGGCTGGCCGCCGATGTCGAGCGGGCGAGCGGCGACAGGTCGCTGCTGATTGACGCGGTGCTCGCGCCGCGCGGGATCAATCCCTTGTGGTGCGAAGCGATCGAGAGCGCCGGTCCCTACGGCGCCGGCTGGCCCGCGCCGCGCGTTGCCACGGGGCCGGTGCGAATCGTCGAATCGGGGGTAGTCGGCACTGACCATCTGCGGCTGATCGTCGCCGGCGACGATGGTGCGCGGTTCAAGGCGATCGCTTTTCGCAGCGCCGAAACCGAACTGGGCCAAACGCTGCTCCATGCGCGCGGTGCGCGCAAGCTGTGGCTGGCGGGGCGCGCAAAGCGCGACGATTGGGGCAGCCGCCCCGCCGCTGAACTCCATCTCGAGGACGCCGCCTGGGCAGAATGA
- a CDS encoding PH domain-containing protein yields MSEGEPAAAPARAADVEPDWQRLHPATLALAIVKLGPRSLNFLPALAAIGFAGKWAYVVPALLAFLLLSLLVAIAAWLRFRYAVTDDAVVIESGVFARQHRTIPFDRIQDVSIEQGLIARALGIAKVDFETGAGGGKEGDGDLDAIGFDEAQALRGAIRAWRSDAADTQVADPSGVAIEGGGDAAEDRLLFAMDPRRLLVAGLFNFSLAALAVVGASMQLFDNLLPFDFNVFNPVDWVDLAEGYGLDNWVLAHRWVAGIGALLSLLVIGFASGIAMMVFANWGFRLVREPRALRRTRGLTTRTDVAMPVKRVQAAILVTGWLRQRFGWHELRLQSLASDGAKEPDHQVVPFGRLAEIDRVLAEVAMPRPGPGETWQHSHRIIAIGPVIGAVAAATGGTIALILGNAVGWLGLIAAPLLAAGALFATRFHLWTDLGEMVVIRRGWWKPKTTLLPHASVQSVDIKTDFLLRPLGLATLVFGVPGGSALGAHEIPAIPLAAARDLRARILQAGTAS; encoded by the coding sequence ATGAGCGAGGGCGAACCTGCCGCGGCGCCCGCGCGGGCGGCCGATGTCGAACCCGACTGGCAGCGCCTGCACCCGGCGACGCTGGCGCTGGCGATCGTCAAGCTCGGCCCGCGTTCGCTCAATTTTCTGCCCGCGCTGGCGGCGATCGGCTTTGCGGGCAAATGGGCCTATGTCGTTCCCGCGCTGCTCGCCTTTCTGCTGTTGTCGCTGCTCGTCGCGATCGCTGCCTGGCTGCGCTTCCGCTATGCCGTGACCGATGATGCGGTGGTGATCGAAAGCGGCGTGTTCGCGCGCCAGCACCGCACCATCCCCTTCGACCGCATCCAGGACGTCAGTATCGAACAGGGGCTGATCGCGCGCGCGCTGGGCATCGCCAAGGTCGATTTCGAAACCGGCGCGGGCGGCGGCAAGGAAGGCGACGGCGATCTCGATGCCATTGGGTTCGACGAAGCGCAGGCGCTGCGCGGCGCGATCCGCGCCTGGCGCAGCGATGCCGCCGACACGCAGGTTGCCGATCCCTCGGGCGTCGCAATCGAAGGCGGCGGCGATGCCGCGGAGGACCGGCTGCTCTTCGCAATGGATCCGCGCCGGCTGCTCGTCGCGGGCCTGTTCAACTTCTCGCTCGCCGCGCTCGCGGTTGTCGGCGCGTCGATGCAGCTGTTTGACAATCTGCTGCCGTTCGATTTCAACGTCTTCAACCCCGTCGACTGGGTCGATCTGGCCGAAGGCTATGGCCTCGACAATTGGGTGCTCGCGCATCGCTGGGTCGCCGGTATCGGCGCGCTCCTGTCGCTGCTCGTCATCGGCTTTGCGAGCGGGATCGCGATGATGGTCTTCGCCAACTGGGGCTTTCGTCTCGTGCGCGAACCGCGTGCGCTGCGCCGCACGCGTGGGCTGACGACGCGCACCGACGTGGCGATGCCGGTCAAGCGCGTGCAGGCGGCGATCCTTGTCACCGGCTGGCTGCGACAGCGCTTCGGCTGGCACGAACTGCGCCTGCAAAGCCTGGCGAGCGACGGTGCGAAGGAACCCGACCATCAGGTCGTCCCCTTCGGCCGACTCGCCGAAATCGACCGGGTGCTCGCCGAGGTTGCGATGCCGCGCCCCGGCCCCGGCGAGACGTGGCAACACAGCCACCGCATCATCGCCATCGGTCCGGTGATCGGCGCGGTCGCGGCGGCGACCGGCGGAACCATCGCGCTGATTCTGGGCAATGCGGTCGGCTGGCTCGGCCTGATCGCTGCTCCCCTGCTCGCGGCCGGGGCGCTGTTCGCGACGCGCTTTCATCTGTGGACCGACCTTGGCGAGATGGTGGTGATTCGCCGCGGCTGGTGGAAGCCGAAGACGACGCTGCTGCCGCACGCGTCGGTGCAGAGCGTCGATATCAAGACCGATTTCCTCCTCCGCCCGCTCGGCCTTGCAACCCTCGTTTTCGGCGTGCCCGGCGGCAGCGCGCTCGGCGCGCATGAAATCCCCGCCATCCCGCTCGCCGCCGCGCGGGATTTACGCGCACGCATCCTCCAGGCAGGAACGGCGTCATGA
- a CDS encoding competence/damage-inducible protein A, with protein MSDERIWTAAVLVIGDEILSGRTQDKNVAQIATWLDVQGIRLREVRIVPDVEDEIVAALNALRARYDYVFTTGGIGPTHDDITVDAVARALGVGVIVHPDARAILERYYTARGGELTEARLRMARTPEGAELIPNRMSGAPGIRIGNLFVMAGVPHITAGMLDALTGALEGGAPLVAHTIGAWAPESEVADLLRAGEKDHPGVAIGSYPFFRDGRVGANFVFRSTDAERVAACVAAVRTALEAAGYTVTDGGI; from the coding sequence ATGAGCGACGAACGCATCTGGACCGCCGCCGTGCTGGTGATCGGGGACGAGATTCTCTCGGGCCGCACGCAGGACAAGAATGTCGCGCAAATCGCGACCTGGCTCGACGTGCAGGGGATTCGCCTGCGCGAAGTGCGCATCGTTCCCGACGTCGAGGACGAGATCGTCGCGGCGCTGAACGCGCTGCGCGCGCGTTACGACTATGTCTTCACCACCGGCGGCATCGGCCCGACCCACGACGACATCACCGTCGATGCGGTGGCGAGAGCGCTCGGCGTCGGGGTCATCGTCCACCCCGATGCGCGCGCGATTCTCGAACGCTATTACACGGCGCGCGGCGGCGAACTGACCGAGGCGCGGCTGCGCATGGCGCGCACCCCCGAGGGCGCCGAGCTGATCCCCAACCGCATGTCGGGCGCGCCCGGCATCCGCATCGGCAATCTGTTCGTGATGGCGGGTGTGCCGCACATCACCGCGGGCATGCTCGATGCGCTGACCGGAGCGCTGGAAGGCGGGGCGCCGCTCGTCGCGCACACGATCGGCGCATGGGCACCCGAAAGCGAGGTCGCCGACCTGCTTCGCGCGGGCGAAAAGGATCATCCCGGCGTCGCGATCGGCAGCTATCCCTTCTTTCGCGACGGCCGCGTCGGCGCCAATTTCGTCTTTCGCTCGACCGACGCGGAACGGGTCGCCGCCTGCGTTGCCGCCGTGCGCACGGCGCTCGAGGCGGCGGGCTATACGGTGACCGACGGCGGCATCTGA
- a CDS encoding alkyl/aryl-sulfatase: MKRAICLIPIMLWASGAAAQDAASEATRAAQAELAQRLPLDDPRDEANVLRGKIAEIPDGVIRGKDGRIVWDRRPYDFLNRAKAPDTVNPSLWRQARLNAVHGLFEVVPDKIWQLRGYDLSVMTIIRGKTGWIVVDPLLSEETAAAGWKLFADTVEAKTGVLPIRAVIFSHSHSDHFGGVGGIVTPEQVKKDKIRIIAPHGFSEEATSENVLAGPAMGRRALYMFGAILAPGPTGQVDTGLGPKLSSGTIGYMEPTETVSARGTTLTIDGLAFDFMDAGGTEAPAEFVFYIPAYKALHTTEVVTHNLHNVLTLRGAQVRDALRWSKVIDAMLLKWGGSAEVAMGSHHWPTWGAGEVRTLLTNQRDAYRYVHDRTLFLANRGATLHELADQTPEAMVQGSDFSTRGYYGTLNHDMKATYQRYFGWWDGNPANFNPLPPEESAPKYVALAGGPDKLLAAGKDAIAKGDYRWAAEMLNKLVFAAPDNQAARAALASAYDQLGYQAESGAWRNYYLAAAATLRGNAVAGGTSNGQSRSFISAIPTAVFFDSLATRFDAVKGAAQKGVFQFVMPDSKESVAVVVEGGVEFPRYGVTDAAPTATITLDRSTLDDVMLGQAQFPALMQSGAIRIEGDRMAFLSWFAMHPPADPRFNIVVP, translated from the coding sequence ATGAAGCGTGCGATCTGTCTGATTCCGATCATGCTGTGGGCGAGCGGCGCGGCCGCGCAGGATGCGGCCAGCGAGGCGACCCGCGCCGCGCAGGCCGAACTCGCGCAGCGCCTGCCGCTCGACGACCCGCGCGACGAGGCGAATGTGCTGCGCGGCAAGATCGCCGAGATTCCCGACGGCGTCATCAGGGGCAAGGATGGCCGGATCGTCTGGGATCGCCGACCCTATGACTTTCTGAACAGGGCGAAGGCCCCCGACACGGTCAACCCGTCGCTGTGGCGGCAGGCGCGGCTCAATGCGGTGCACGGGCTGTTCGAGGTTGTGCCGGACAAGATCTGGCAATTGCGCGGCTATGACCTGTCGGTGATGACGATCATTCGTGGCAAGACCGGGTGGATCGTGGTCGATCCCCTGCTGTCCGAGGAAACCGCAGCGGCGGGGTGGAAGCTGTTCGCCGACACGGTCGAGGCAAAGACGGGCGTGCTGCCGATCCGCGCCGTCATCTTCAGCCACAGCCACAGCGACCATTTCGGCGGCGTTGGCGGCATTGTGACCCCCGAACAGGTGAAGAAGGACAAGATCCGCATCATCGCACCGCACGGCTTTTCCGAAGAGGCGACGTCGGAAAATGTCCTTGCCGGCCCGGCGATGGGGCGCCGCGCGCTCTATATGTTCGGGGCGATCCTCGCGCCCGGGCCGACGGGACAGGTCGATACTGGGCTCGGCCCCAAGCTTTCGTCTGGGACGATCGGCTATATGGAGCCGACCGAAACCGTGTCCGCGCGCGGGACGACGCTGACCATCGACGGCCTGGCCTTCGACTTCATGGACGCCGGCGGCACCGAGGCGCCAGCCGAGTTCGTCTTTTACATCCCCGCCTACAAGGCGCTCCACACGACCGAGGTGGTGACCCACAATCTGCACAATGTACTGACGCTGCGCGGCGCGCAGGTCCGCGACGCGCTGCGCTGGTCGAAGGTGATCGACGCAATGCTGCTCAAATGGGGCGGCAGCGCCGAGGTTGCGATGGGATCGCACCATTGGCCGACATGGGGGGCGGGCGAGGTCCGCACGCTGCTCACGAACCAGCGCGACGCCTATCGCTACGTCCACGATCGTACCCTGTTTCTCGCCAACCGGGGCGCGACGCTGCATGAGCTGGCCGACCAGACCCCCGAAGCGATGGTGCAGGGAAGCGATTTTTCGACGCGCGGTTATTATGGCACCCTCAATCACGACATGAAGGCGACCTATCAGCGCTATTTCGGCTGGTGGGACGGCAATCCGGCCAATTTCAACCCGCTGCCGCCCGAAGAGAGCGCGCCCAAATATGTCGCGCTTGCGGGCGGCCCCGACAAGCTGCTCGCAGCGGGCAAGGACGCCATCGCCAAGGGCGATTATCGCTGGGCGGCCGAAATGCTGAACAAGCTCGTCTTCGCGGCGCCCGACAATCAGGCGGCGCGCGCGGCGCTCGCCTCGGCCTATGACCAGCTCGGTTATCAGGCCGAATCGGGAGCGTGGCGCAACTATTATCTCGCCGCCGCCGCAACGCTGCGCGGCAATGCGGTCGCTGGCGGCACCAGCAACGGCCAGAGCCGGTCGTTCATCAGCGCGATCCCGACTGCGGTCTTCTTCGATTCGCTTGCTACCCGCTTCGACGCGGTGAAGGGCGCGGCGCAGAAGGGCGTGTTCCAGTTCGTGATGCCCGACAGCAAGGAAAGCGTCGCGGTCGTCGTCGAGGGCGGGGTCGAATTCCCGCGCTATGGCGTCACCGACGCCGCGCCGACCGCGACGATCACGCTCGATCGCAGCACGCTCGACGATGTGATGCTCGGCCAGGCGCAGTTTCCGGCGCTCATGCAATCGGGCGCGATCCGCATCGAGGGCGACCGCATGGCCTTTCTGTCGTGGTTCGCGATGCACCCGCCCGCCGACCCGCGCTTCAATATTGTTGTGCCATAG
- a CDS encoding flavodoxin family protein: protein MLKDLAAMKCKLLIIWHSRTGGSAALAEAAAAGAGDAARRVAADDVTPEMIKAAAGYLFVGPENLAALSGAMKEMFDRCYYPCLGRIEGRPYATIICAGSDGENAQRQLDRIATGWRLRRVADPVIVNTDAQTPEAILAPKTIAADRLAEARDLGAALAEGLTAGIF from the coding sequence ATGCTAAAGGATCTTGCGGCGATGAAATGCAAATTGCTTATCATTTGGCACAGCCGCACCGGCGGCAGCGCCGCGCTCGCCGAGGCGGCGGCGGCAGGTGCCGGCGACGCAGCGCGCCGCGTCGCGGCGGACGATGTGACGCCAGAGATGATTAAAGCGGCGGCGGGCTATCTGTTCGTCGGCCCCGAAAATCTCGCGGCGCTGTCGGGCGCAATGAAGGAGATGTTCGACCGCTGCTACTATCCCTGTCTCGGCCGGATCGAGGGACGCCCCTATGCGACGATCATCTGCGCCGGCTCCGACGGCGAAAACGCCCAGCGCCAGCTCGATCGCATCGCGACCGGCTGGCGCCTGCGGCGTGTCGCCGACCCGGTCATCGTCAACACCGATGCCCAGACGCCCGAGGCGATCCTCGCCCCCAAGACGATTGCGGCGGACCGTCTCGCCGAAGCGCGCGATCTGGGCGCGGCGCTGGCGGAAGGGCTGACGGCAGGAATTTTCTAG